A single genomic interval of Antechinus flavipes isolate AdamAnt ecotype Samford, QLD, Australia chromosome 1, AdamAnt_v2, whole genome shotgun sequence harbors:
- the LOC127557566 gene encoding olfactory receptor 13D1-like: MNTGNYTAVTEFFLVGLSHSQGLQFTLYVLCLVMYLVILLGNSMLIIISILDPCLHTPMYFFLGNLSFLDICYTSSFIPEMLIIVMSERKSISFLGCALQMVISLGLGSTECILLAVMAYDRYVAICNPLRYTIIMNKGLCAQMAACSWIAGFLISLMQTLLALINPLCGNIIEHFACEILALLKLTCGDISLNVLIITIGSFVVLIPPLLLIFFSYIFIISTILRINSSEGRKKTFSTCSAHLTVVILFYGSALFMYMKPKSKDINTSDQLIALSYGVITPLMNPIIYSLRNKEVKGAMQKFLVRNLYFKKM; encoded by the coding sequence ATGAACACGGGGAATTACACAGCTGTGACTGAATTTTTTCTGGTCGGGCTTTCTCATTCCCAAGGCCTCCAGTTCACCCTTTATGTGCTCTGCCTGGTGATGTACCTGGTGATTCTGTTGGGAAACAGCATGCTCATTATCATCAGCATCCTGGATCCTTGTCTTCACACtcctatgtattttttccttggaaaCCTCTCCTTTTTGGACATTTGCTACACATCTTCATTTATCCCTGAAATGTTGATAATTGTTATGTCTGAGAGAAAATCCATCTCCTTCCTTGGATGTGCTCTGCAGATGGTTATTTCTCTTGGATTGGGTTCCACAGAGTGCATTCTCTTGGCCGTGATGGCCTATGACAGGTATGTAGCCATCTGCAATCCTCTGAGATATACCATCATCATGAACAAGGGACTCTGTGCACAAATGGCTGCTTGTTCATGGATAGCAGGATTTCTGATATCTCTGATGCAAACTCTGCTTGCCCTTATAAACCCTCTTTGTGGTAATATCATTGAACACTTTGCCTGTGAAATCCTGGCCCTACTTAAGCTTACCTGTGGAGACATCTCCCTCAATGTGCTTATAATAACAATCGGaagttttgttgttttaattccTCCTCTGctactcattttcttctcctataTTTTCATCATCTCCACCATCCTGAGGATCAACTCTAGTGAAGGCAGGAAGAAAACCTTTTCTACTTGCTCAGCTCATCTAACTGtggtgattttattttatggttcAGCCCTTTTCATGTACATGAAGCCCAAGTCAAAGGACATTAATACATCAGATCAACTTATTGCGTTGTCCTATGGGGTCATCACTCCATTGATGAATCCAATTATCTATAGTCTGAGGAACAAGGAGGTAAAAGGTGCTATGCAGAAATTTCTTGTTAGAAATCTATActtcaaaaaaatgtaa